The window GGTTCGTATATTCACATGAAGCTCGCTCCCCCTTCATAACTTCACAAAGTCATCCGGCCGGGAGTTGTAATAGAATTTTGACATAAAACTGcagaaagcggaagcattatacATTTATACTACGAGACTCACGGACATTATCTGATGAGCAGAAGTGAAATTCTGACGCCAAATACACAAGCTGACATAAAAATCGACATGGAGGATTATTCTTCAGTGCCGATCCGACAGTTCCGATACATTATATATGTACAGCAAAATAATGGCACACCGATAATGTTCGTGTGATCTGCGACTAGCTAATAGAGTAGGAGTACGTAGTAAGTACGTATTTCGCGGTGGGTCGTCGTCGGGCGTATTTACACGGTCTCGCAAAAGAATGAAGGAACAACCGGGAGGTGCACTGCGCGTACGTCTTTCAGGCGCGGACGTTGGCCTGGGCGAGGCCGAATCCTTTGCCGTTGGCCATCATGAGCTTGAACTCGTCGAAGGAGACGAGGCCGTCGCCGTTGCGGTCGACGCCCTCGATCATGCGGCGGCACTGCGCGACGGTGGCGGCCTCGCCGAGGCCGCGCAGCACGCGCGCGAGCTCGGCGGGGGAGATGACGCCGTTGCCGTCGGCGTCGAAGACGCGGAAGGCGTGCCGGAGGTCCTCCTcgacggcggcgtcgggcgcgGCGTTGATGGCGGCGAACTCCGCGAGGCTGATGTAGCCGTCGCCGTCGGCGTCGGCCTCCTCCATCATGCGGGTCACCTCGTCGTCCGTGACTGCGTGGCCCACGCTCTCGAACAGCGCCGCCAGTTCGGCCCGCGAGATCCGGCCGTCGCCGTTGGCGTCGAACTTGCGGAACACGCGCTCCATCTCGTCCTCCCGCACAGAGGGCGAGcgcgcgggcgacggcggcatCGACGACGACTTGGTGGAGGAGGAGCGGCTGGCGcggccgccgctgcggctgcggGAGAAGAGCGCGCGCATCTTGCCCATGGACGGGAGAGGGATGTCGCGGTGGTGTCGCTGCGCGATCAAGTGGGAGGTTTGGATTGGATGATGTTGCGAGGTTAACAGGCGGGTTGATGAGGATCTGGATGTTGGAGGCGGGGCGTACTTATAGGCGCGCGGGGAGGGAGGACGCGGTTTTTGGGTTGTTGCTGCCGTTAAGGATTCGGTTGCGCGTGAGCGGCGGCGGGGCTGACAGGTGGGGGGCAGCGGGGGTCCGGAGCCTTCCCGACGCCTAACCTTTCGGAGTGGCGCGGACGGAGTTGTTTGCGCGTCTTTTCCGTTGGGTTTTGGTTGCTCCCATACGGATAGGGCTGCCATGCCTGGACGCGCGCCCCTGTTTTTGCGGCGGGGGCGGGGGAATACCGACTGCTGGATGGAGCTTTGCGGCGGGAGCGCGTACAGCGGCGGTGGCGGCCCCTATCGGGACTCCTTTGGTATatgttttctttctttgtttGTTTACCGCGGCGCGAACGACCACGCGTGCGGTGCAAGCCAAGTCGTGAAAGCATCGTCGTTTGTCACACGCAGCAAAGCATCGGCGGCGCCGCGACGACCTTTTTACAAGACGAATCAAGCGGTGGAAAAATCGGCCGTACGCGTCCGAACCGACGTGGCCATGATCGTGACCGTGAGCGAGGCCGGGGCGGGCGACCCGCAGCGGCTACCAGGGCTCTCTCTGTCGCGTTTTGCCGGGCGCTAGCACTAGTAGCTAGGTGCTCCGTACGCCCTCTGCCTAGCTGCCGCGTCGCGGTCAGGGCGCGACGTGGAGGCCTCCCGCGCGGCGGGGTCTGGGATCTGTGGGTCGCGTCGCGCTCGGCTGGTGCCCGCGAAACCGGGGGCCGGGGCCCCGTTGGTGGTGGCTGTGAGTCTACTGTGAGACGACGGGGGAGGAGGTGGCGCCCCGTCCTGTCAAGGTGtctgtcgtcgtcgtcgtcatggATTGGTTGGGAGACATGACTGCACGGGACGACGGGAAGGAGCGACCCGTCGTTTACACCAACGGCGAggccgctgcagatgcgcggcgTGTCGATCGCTTGCGTGGCGAGCATCACCAGGGTTTCCTTCGCTTTTGAGCCCAGCCTGACGACACAGATGATCTCGTAGAGGTAGAGCAGCCAATTCGCGCGCACGTCCATAGTGCGCATCGTAATCTGTTCCAAGACAGGATCAGAAATCAGACAAGGCGATAGTTGCCATGGACGTGAAGGAGAACCGATTCTTTTCCTCTctatttttgtgtgtgtgtgtgtggcaaCCTCTGATTCTTTCCTTTGACGCGAAAAGAAGAACCGGTTTGGCTCTTTCTCAAAAATATCTCCGCCGTCCGGACCATGGCAGCGGCTAATCATCAAGCTGCCAAGATTCCCCCTATAGCCTAGCTTGTCACTGTCACGACAAGGAATGGCCGGCGTCTTGGTCAAAAAAAGAGAGGCGTGGAATTGCACCGTCTGGGCACGTGTCATCCGGTCCGCGCGAGAGGGTCGCCACGTGTtttctcttctcttctcctctCCCGTGCTCGTTTTCGCTCGTTGCGTATGTTCTAGAATGTTCCTCTGCAGCTCGGCAGCCAAAGTCAGGCCGACATGCACCGCCGATCGACAGATGGAGGATCGGGAGAGAAATATCATATCCATCCGTCGCCATGAGCACTAGTTCCCGAATTCTGAGAAGAAGCAGGGAAGCTTCCGTGCGTGCTATCGTGGAATGCAGAGAAAGGACGTGCGGGTTCCtcgattttttttatttttttgcgagGGGGTTCCTCGATTCTTAACCCACGGCTGCCGACTGGCATGTCGTGCAGCgcagagtggaggaggacgggaTGAACTAGAACTTTGGCTCACCCGTGCTTTGTGGTGAACCCTGTTTATGTATGTCATCCCTATTATCACTCATTCTGTGTATAACTGATTCACATTCAGGGATAGAAATTCAAGATAAAAAACTGGCGGTGAGTGAGTGAAGGATGTACTACTACTAGTGTGCTTGCCTCTGTGTGTGTGGGACCGACCAAAAGTGACCATCCATCCTTTGTACCTTGTGTGCTGCTGGGTGGTAGTAATAATATTGTGTGATGGTCACGGGAGGGGAGAGACACTGCGGCTGAATGTGAGAGAGGGACATGCGATGCTGGCTGGGCTGGGTGGTCAGTGGTGTAATCAAGAAGCACAGAGGCATGGTCTCcgtggtagctagctagctacctaCACTGCACCTTGCTCTGCTTCCTCTGTCGGCTGTCTGCGCTGCACTGGTATCACTGCATTATTACATAAGCGACAACTCCTcctggatctctctctctctctctcgcctaTAGGTAGAACCCTTGCAAACCCCTCCCACTTGCCACTTGCAGAGCTCAAGCCAGCATCCATGGCGCCGACCCAGCAGCGGCTTCTCACTCGTCGccgtctccttcctcctctgctgctgTTGCTCCTCCTCGCCGCACATCGTCTAATGAAAGCATTGTTAACAGAAAAAAGTAAGGTAAATGAACATCAGAGGGTTTAAGCTTAAAAGACAATATAAAATATAAAGAGTATAAAAAGGGGAAAGAACTTTTGAATTGCAGTTATAAAATTGTCATTTCTAACAATAAAATATGAATGATGAACTACATAGGTGTAGTACTGTCGCCTAACACATATATATTGTAAAAAAAATGAATGTAAGGAAAAACTTATGACTAATTGAACTAATTAATGATGTGGCAGCGCTACAATGCATAGATTACTGCAAAAAGTGTAGCTTATGACTTACATGTATGACTTGCTTATGTGAGGTAACCACATATCTGCTACTATCAGTTTAGGCATACTGAAAATGCTTGTGCCCTTCAGACGCCTAACATCTTGATTTGCTGACCAATTAAGAGAGGCATGTCAAAGATCAAATTTAATTCCTTTTATCCAGTAATGTAGGGGAAGGTACATGGTTATACATCCGAATCCGATGATCTCAAATGTGCTGAGACCAAGCGTACTCTCAGTCTGTATTCAGTTTCGTCTACGCTGGGTAAGATTCAGTCTGTATTCAGCTTCGACTACTCTCACTCAAATGATCAGATTTGCATCATTTTATCGAGTAATGGAGGGGAATGGACTGAACCATAGCAGCATATATTAAGGTTCAGGCCCTTTTTAACATGCCAAGTACTCTACTAGCAAATGCCAACCCTTCACCTGTGTGAAGTTCAGAAGTTCAGGTGTCGTACGAGTGCATCATAGCTGCACAAAGCATCTTCCTCTAATGGTTTATGTGGCGCCAAGATCACGGAGTGATAACCGTACAAGTTCATCTGCTCATCTCTGGAAACATAATACAGTGAAGACTCATCCTGTTGTACAAGCAGTACTGGTTAAACCGATTAACCGAACCTCAGTCACTCTAAAAAATTCAGTAACTCTAGAGTTCAGGTTGTTTTTTTTTTCGAGAACACCTCGAAAGGGGCAGGGGTTCCTGCATTTCATTAAGAAGAAGAGAGTTGGTCCAGTTTATAAGAAAAACCGGACCCGAAAACCTAGCATTCTCGGTTAAACAGGGATAACCAAAAGAAACACACGCCGACCCCAAGGCCGCGCTCAAGCCGAGCCGCCGGTTACGTCACCCAAGCAACCCGTAGCCGACACCCTACACCCAAGACCAAAGCCGCCGCTCTGGCATCCACGCCGGCCCCGAGGCCGCGCACCAGTCGAGCCGCCTGCTCTGCTGCCCGAGCAACCGGAGCCGACACCCTACAACCATCTCCGGAGCCGCCGCTCCGACGTACAGACAGAAACCCCACACGCCGACCCCGAGGCTGCGCACCATGCGAGCCGCCAGCTTCGCCACCCGAGCAACCGGAGCCGACACCCAACCACCGTATCCGGAGCCGCCGCTCTAACATCCACGCCGACCCCGAGGCCATGCACCAGGCTGGACAACGACACTGTAACCCACGTGACCAATGCCGGCACCCCTCCAAGAGGACTAGATCCGGAGCCGCCGCTCCGACTTCCATGCCGGCCCCGAGGCCGCGCACACGCCTAGCCGACGGCGAAGCTGCAAAACCACATAGCCACCGCCAGCCAATGAAGGACCGGACCTCCAAAGGCGTCGCCCCCAGGAGGGAAGCGACGAGGAACGCCGCCGACGCCCACTTCGGCCTTGGCCGAAGTTTGGGTTTTCACCCGAAGAGCCCGTGGCTGAGATGACGAGGGAGGTGAAGGGGCTCCACGACgatgcctccaacgagggaacgACGTCCTAAGACGCCGTCGACGCCGGCATCGACCGAGGTCGAGCAAGGCTTTCACCGGAGCTCACCAAACCCATCCTCACCGCAGCCAATCACCACTGACGGCGGCCAAGCACTCTACACCGCTCGCCGCCGCCAACCACCTCTAACACGGCCAGCAAAAACCACCACGGCACCACGCGCCGTCATGGCAGCCCCGCACCCACCTCCAAGAacggcgccgccgcgccgccatcCTCCCTCCTCGCTGCAGTGGAGAGCATGGCAGCCCCACCACCGCAGAGTCCAGCGTCGCCGAAGACGCAGGACAGAACACCTGCAGCCGAAACGCGCCGCAGCACCGCCCGCTGCAACCGAAGACCGGCAGACCACCACACACCCGTCGCGGCGCCGCCGCGTCGCCATCCAAGAGCTGCGGCACGCCGCCACCACCGCAGCTCCCCCGGCCGAGGGAGGGGACCCCAGGCAACCCGcgcgcaccgccggccgccgaACACCGGAGAGTCGCCGCCGCAGCCCGCCGGAGAGCCTCCACCGCGAGATCCAGATGCGCCGCACCAGATCGACGATGGCCAGCCTCAGCGCCGCCCCCCACTCTCCCGAGCCGAGGGAGAGGAGGAAacagcgccgccgccgagcccggggccgccgccccggcttgccTGCGCCTGGCCAGACGCAGCCGCCGCCAGATGCAGGCCTTCGTCCAGGGCCGAAGACGCGCGGCGCGCGAAGAGTTCAGGTTGTCATCCTGTTGTACGCATGGTCGTTTACCAAATATCTGTAGCTCTAGAGTTCAGGTTGCCAGAATAGAACAGAAGCTAGAAAACTAGCTTCAGGTTGTGTAAAATGTCAAAATCACCATGCTAGTGTCTCAGGTTCTAGGTTAAACATTTTAGAGCCATATGTTCAGGTTCAGTCCTAATCCCTCGGACCAGCTTCGTAACTGACTTAAACCATGCCACGGTGTAACTAGTTTCAAGATCCCAAGTAGCACCCTGTTTTGAACTGTATACACATATGAGCTGGTTACCAGCATGTGCACATGGCAAAAAAACAGATCGGCCAATAAACTGAGTTGCTAGGGTTTAATTCCATTTCATATAAAAACTAGCATATAGGTGACCAAAATGACTTAATTAGCAATACCTTTGGAGTGGAAGCATATATAATTGATTTGGTTGGACCAATGGAGCAACTTGTGTGTTTCTTTTATCCAATTATTTTCAGATAGCACAGAgtaaaaaaaaaaagagaaagtcagTTGTGAAATACAATTTAATAACGGGCCTGCTAAAAatcagtcgactgagatttaacGAAGTCTCAGTCGACCATGCAACAATTTTTTGACCGTATGCAACATTTTTTCATACTGGTTGCAACATTCGTTTTGTTGGTTGAAGTATGTCATCCCTCCTTGGTTGTAGCACGTCATCTCACCGTTGCAACATCCTTCATTGACGGTTGTAGCATTTTAGTTAGAACAGCTGTAGCATTTGTTGTTGTTGCTAGCAATACCATTGCAACATTTTTCGTCGCCGTTTGTGACATCTCCGTGCCGCTTGTAGCAAAAAAAACACGCCGACGCCACTCGACTGAGACTTcgttaagtctcagtcgactgagttCTAGACACACCCATTTTATAAACTATGTCAGCTGTCATCTGTACATTAGTTAAGACAAACTTGAAATGGAGAATAAGAAAAAACATATTGAGATCATCAACATGTAAATACCTAATCTCCAGAAATACTTCAAAAAAGAGTTGCTTGTCATTACTGCAGCAGTGTAGCCAGAGTCATGCAAAGATGATCATATTGCAAATATCCTTTCTCATTAGCGTCACTTGCTTTCATATTGGGTTTTGCTTGAACAAGTtcttacactagtagaaaaagggtcaaatgtgaagcacattagtgccggtttgattttgagccggcactaatgtgtccattagtgccggttccaacggctaggcgggcggagatcattagtaccggttcgtgagcaaccttttgtaccggttcgtgtcacgaaccggtactaatgatgcTGCGTCAGGCTGTGGTCAGGCTGTGGCCCCACAGGCACCTTTAGTAcatgttcgtgccatgaaccgatactatagtttcttagtaagctgttttttagtcccacctcgcgaagagagaggcactaggagcggtttataagccctgagtgcagagacgatgaaggagaggcgcaatgctcatctgcacgttgtttagctttaagccttgaggaatagtgtagactgcacggagctatgtgtagtgcagtttgcactattccgaaaggcttgaagctaattaacaagcattgtgcctcttttttatctttaataacttattacaactccggacttcttgtgttacggcaaaaactggacgcacttcgtgtacaaactggacaatctctttcgaagtatcagggtttctgacgagaactcatctgttacacgggcacttcattttttttaacttattacaactccagacttttttgcgttctgtacacaccattcaaagcgacgtcatcaatttccaacacgttctgacatcatttgctctttttcagtcatttgaactccagcctatttttgcgttcagtatgcatcattcaaagcgacgtcatcaatttccaacacgttctgacatcatttcttattttcagtcatttaccgatttgtttagggagctaaatgacggtgaaattgaaaatcactacaaaatgaactctgaaaatgttggaacttcgcatggtatcatcatttcgcccgcatagcatgtgcaaaagagtagagagggtcacggcgaaaactggacgcacctcgtgtacaaactggacaatctctttcggagtatcagggtttcggacgagaactcatctgttacacgggcacttcaatgttttttaaacttatttgaactccagcctatttttgcgttcagtatgcatcattcaaagcgacgtcatcaatttccaacatgttctgacatcatttgctgtttttcagtcacttaccgatttgtttagagagctaaatgacggtgaaattgaaaatcactacaaaatgaactctaaaaatgttggaacttggcatggtatcatcatttcgcccgcatagcatgtgcaaaagagtagagagggtcacggcgaaaactggacgcacctcgtgtacaaactggacaatctctttcggagtatcagggtttcggacgagaactcatctgttacacgggcacttcaatgttttttaaacttatttgaactccagcctatttttgcgttcagtatgcatcattcaaagcaacgtcatcaatttccaacacgttctgacatcatttgcttattttcagtcatttaccgatttgtttagggagctaaatgacggtgaaattgaaaatcactacaaaatgaactctgaaaatgttggaacttggcatggtatcatcatttcgtccgcatagcatgtgcaaaagagtagagagggtcacacgaaaactggacgcacctcgtgtacaaactggacaatctctttcggagtatcagggtttcggacgagaactcatctgttaaacgggcacttcaatgttttttaaacttatttgaactccagcctatttttgcattcagtatgcaccattcaaagcgacgtcatcaatttccaacaagttctgacatcatttgctgtttttcagtcatttaccgatttgtttagagagctaaatgacggtgaaattaaaaatcactacaaaatgaactctgaaaatgttggaaacttggcaaggtatcatctattcgcccgcatagcatgtgcaaaagagtagagagggtcacggcgaaaactggacgcacctcgtgtacaaactggacaatctctttcggagtattagggtttcggacgagaactcatctgttacacgggcacttcaatgttttttaaacttatttgaactccagcctatttttgcgttcattatgcatcattcaaagcgacgtcatcaatttccaacacgttctgacatcatttgcttattttcagtcatttaccgatttgtttagggtgctaaatgacggtgaaattgaaaatcactacaaaatgaactctgaaaatgttggaacttggcatggtatcatcatttcgcccgcatagcatgtgcaaaagagtagagagggtcacggcgaaaactggacgcacctcgtgtacaaactggacaatctctttcggagtatcagggtttcggacgagaactcatctgttacacgggcacttcaatgtttttaaaacttatttgaactccagcctatttttgcgttcagtatgcatcattcaaagcaacgtcaccaatttccaacacgttctgacatcatttgcttattttcagtcatttaccgatttgtttaggaagctaaatgacggtgaaattgaaaatcactacaaaatgaactctgaaaatgttggaacttggcatggtatcatcatttcgcccgcatagcatgtgcaaaagagtagagagggtcacgacgaaaactggacgcacctcgtgtacaaactggacaatctctttcggagtatcagggtttcggacgagaactcatctgttacacgggcacttcaatgttttttaaacttatttgaactccagcctatttttgcgttcagtatgcatcattcaaagcgacgtcatcaatttccaacacgttctgacatcatttgctgtttttcagtcatttaccgatttgtttagggagctaaatgacggtgaaattgaaaatcaatacaaaatgaactctgaaaatattggaacttgccatggtatcatcatttcgcccgcatagcatgtgcaaaagagtagagagggtcacggcgaaaactggacgcacctcgtgtacaaactggacaatctctttcggagtatcagggtttcggacgagaactcatctgttacacgggcacttcaatgttttttaaacttatttgaactcaaagcgacgtcatcaatttccaacacgttctgaatcatttgctgtttttcagtcatttaccgatttgtttagagagctaaatgacggtgaaattgaaaatcactacaaaatgaatagcagaaaataaataatgcagaaaagaaaaaaactatataatttttttatattcacaaagaaactgaatacagcaaaaaaaattactcggaaataaatagaagaaaattatataaaaaattgttggggcgctgcccgctgggcctgccaaccctcgggtttgcaaatacaggcccagaagggctaggaggctcaacgggcagcgcgccaaagttaggccgagaagcctgctatagagaggagttcgagacagcagccgcgctggggcttttaaactggtgcaggcgcccctcggctagcgaggtgggactaaacttgcccgcaccgctcctgcgccagcgcacacctttagtaccggttcgtggctccaaccggtactaaaggccaggGCAGTTTCCCGCCGCTTGACCTGGCcaaaattggcctttagtaccggttgctGGCTCCAACctgtactaaaggcccctcctatatatatggcacttacgaaaaattcagtttcatcaaccaccacttcttctccaactacttcgcgcgacatcgccgccgccctcgccgcccccgccgcgcgccgt is drawn from Aegilops tauschii subsp. strangulata cultivar AL8/78 chromosome 1, Aet v6.0, whole genome shotgun sequence and contains these coding sequences:
- the LOC109753075 gene encoding probable calcium-binding protein CML15 yields the protein MGKMRALFSRSRSGGRASRSSSTKSSSMPPSPARSPSVREDEMERVFRKFDANGDGRISRAELAALFESVGHAVTDDEVTRMMEEADADGDGYISLAEFAAINAAPDAAVEEDLRHAFRVFDADGNGVISPAELARVLRGLGEAATVAQCRRMIEGVDRNGDGLVSFDEFKLMMANGKGFGLAQANVRA